TCGGCTCTTAAGGATCCATTAAATCCACTTTGAGGAGCCATTACTAAATAATCGTTATAGCTGTAAGGTCCAAAATAAACATCGTTTAACTCTGGTAATTGAATAAATCTCCCATACTGTGCATGAAATACAGTTCCGGAAGTTACTGGAAATCCAATTCCAATTCTTGGAGAAAGTTCAACTTCAGCGTCTCTAACTTGAAAATCTCCTGGATCGAAGTTTTCAGGGTCCGTTCCACCTGCATACGGCAGTGCGGGATTTTTAAGAATGTATGACTTCAAATTATAGTAGTCCATTCTTAAACCGATGTTTAAGACAATATCTTTCAATTCAAATCTATCTTGTAAATATGCATAGCCGATATCCGGTTTATATGGTCTTAAAAATTGATTTGGATCATCCGTTGTGGTTTTGTTCTTTCCTGTAACATCGTAACCGTATACAAATGGCTGCAGTGCTTCAAATTTTTCTGTTTCTGTAAGTGTGTTTGGTTGTTGAGCATAACCATTTGCAAATACACCGTAACCTCTTACTGTATGTTGTGAAAAGCCAGTTCCAAATTCAAGTAGATGGTTATCAATTTGTGAAGTTATGTCAAAATCAATAAAGAACGCATTATCTTCTCTTTGTTGATATAATCCACCGCCAGTATAGCCATATGGTCTAAAAACACCGTTATCATCCACAGACATTTGGATTCTATCACCTTGTGAGTTCACTATAGGTAGTCCATCATCACCAAGTCTGGCTGGATTTAATCCATCACCGGCTAAATAAACACCAAGATTCGTTTCCCAGTATTCAGCATTACCATATAGTTCAAGATTATCCTTTAAGAATGGATTATATCTTTCAAAATTAAACATTTTGTACCCTAAATTAAGATTCCAAAATGTTGTATTACTTAAAGTTTGGGATAGTCTTGAGTTTAAAGAAATATTTCTCTCAAAGAATTCCCCATTAAACCTGGAATTATTTTTCTGATAACGATAATCTATAACTTTTGCAGTTCTATCATTATATAACGCGCTTAGGTTTACAGAAAAATTGCCCATACGATGATTAGTTTTTCCGGAAAATCTCCAAACACTTGCTGCATTATTTTTATAACCGGTGTATGTTTCATTAATCGAAGGAAATGAAATATCCAAGGCGGTTGGATCCGCATTCTGGAACCATCCTCTTTCAGCAGATAAAAATATTGTATGTTCTGGAATTCCAGGAATGATTGGACCACTTATAGTTCCAGCATATAGGTTGTAACCATAATCATCAGTAAATGATGATGAAACAATATCAGAAAGTATTGTATATGTTGGTTGTCCTGATTTTGTTGTAACGTTTATAATTCCAGATTGAGCCTGTCCGTATTTAGCCTCATATCCACCAACCTGAAAAGAAATTTGTTCAATAGCAACGTTACTTACAGAAGCAACTGAAGATCTGTTGTATAAGTTGTTCTGAGGTACTCCGTCTACGATATAAAGAACTTCGCTACCACGACCACCTCTTACGTTAATTGTAGCGTTTCCTTCTTGTCCGCCGCTGCCTTCTTGTATAACAACACCAGATTGAAGTGAGGCAATATTTGTTACGCCGCGTACAGGTAATCTTGATATCTGATCTGAATCTATAACTTTAACTGTATTTGTTGCTTTTTCTTCAAAAAACTTTCGATCAACAACTACAATTTCATCAAGAGTAAAATCAGTTGTCATTTCGATATTAAGATCATAAGTAATACCTGCTACAACACGAACATTTTCTATTGTCTTTGGAGCGTATCCAACATAAGAAGCTTTAAGCTCGTATGTGCCAGGCGTGATATTAAGAATAAAATAATTTCCATCTATATCAGTAGCTGCACCTGTTGAGGTACCAACTAATATTACGTTTGCACCGATTAAGGCTTCTCCGGTTGCAGCATCAACTATTTTACCGCTTAATTTACCAACTCCGGTTTGTGCAAAAAGCATTGGAACCAAAGTAAGTGATAATATAAACAAAAATAAAAATTTTGTAATCAAATTTTTCATCGCTTCTCCACTAAAATAATTTTTAGAGATTTGATCTGTCATCTCAGTTATTAAATCATAACATAAAAAAAAAGCGGATGGACTGTAAAAGGTCTTTACAGAAAGCCACCCGCTTTTAGGAATTAAAGAAACATAATTACTTCAACAATACCATCTTCTTTGTAGATGTAAAGTTTTTAGCTTCAAGTGTATAGAAGTAAATACCACTTGAAAGTCTTGAAGCATCAAAATTTGCTTCGTAAACACCAGCTGCTTGTTCATTGTTTAACAATGTAGCAACTTCTTCACCCAACAAATTGTATACTTTTAGAGTAACTAAACCAGCTTCAGGAACACTGAATCTGATTGTTGTTGATGGGTTGAATGGATTAGGATAATTCTGGCCTAATTCATAAGCCATCGGAACTAAATTCTCAATAGCTTCAACACCGGTAAAATTACCAAATACATTATTTAGTGTAATACCAGCTGGTTGATCTGATAGAATAAATAAGTGATTTTGTCCAAATCCACCTTCATTATCAAGAGGTGTTGAACCACCGTTAATTGTATCTGCACCTGGATATACTGCTGCATATTTATATTCATAAGCACCTGAATTTGTACCAACAGGAACGGTGTAACTATATCTCCAAATGTTTCCACCAACATTTGTAAGTACTTTTAAAGTACTTGTAGAACCGCCAACAGTATCAGCTACGGTCCAGCTTCCACCCCAAGAACCTAGGAATGGTGCAGCACCTTTAATACCAACAAACTGAAGATCTGTAGGTGAAATTGGTAATCCATTCCATCTGTTAACCGCATTTGTCATATCAACATTCCATTCCATTGGAACATCTACAGTGGTTGGACCAAAAAGTGGATAAATATTTGGTACAATTGTAGGTAAATCAACTACAGATCCATCAGCTACATAATAGTGCCATCTATCTGCACCGGTTTCCCAGCCAGTGTTAGCAAATCTAGTTTCAGGGAAAGCTCTAAATTTCCATTTTGTTGAATCGCCTACTCCATTTGGAGAAGCACTGCTTGATGTAAATGTTAATGTAGCAGTATAAATACCAGCATTAAGACTATTGTTAACCATTTTTCTATCGCCAACTACATCTTTACCTAAACCATCCCAGTCTAATCCCATTACTAACAATGAATCCTGAGCAGGATCAAATGCACCGCCAACACCAACACCAAGAATGTCAGAAATATCAGCAGTAAAGTTTAATGTATTAGTAACTTCATTTAATACAGTGTATGTATTATCGTCACTAAACCATACAACAGGGGTTACAGTTGCTGGAGCAGTTAATGTAAATGTTCTATTATTAGGTAATGATTCCCAACCATCAGGAGCAATAACATATTTAAATTCATAAGTAGTTCCTGCAAAGCTTGCTGGGATATTAAATGTGCCAGTATAAATAGTGTCACCATCTGTGTCTGATAACTGGAACATATTTCCTTGCCAGTTTGCAGTGTCACCTGCAGCCATCTGGAAAGCACCACGAACAACTACACTACCTGTACTAACATTAAAGTTTCCTTCAAATGCCTGAACGCCCATATCAACCTGGAATGTTACAGGAATATCGCCGCCTGCTGTTCTTACAGCGTAAGGAGCTATATACAAAACAGAAGGATTACTTTGATTGATTATAGGTGTAGTATTGCCTGATTCATACCAGAACATTGAGAAGATATAATCACTTCCACCTGATGTTGCTATATATGGTGCAAGATGACATCCATCTTCATTCATTGTGTTTGTTTCAGTTAGATTTGTTGCACCTGACCAATTTGCATCAGATAATGCTCTTGTCTGAACATAAAGATCGCAAAGCGAATCCTGAGTTGCAGGAGAACCAATTGTGTACTGAACTGCAAAGAAATCACGAGCCTGATTTGTTGCAATCATAATTGAAGGACCTGTTTGACCAAGACCTGGTGTATTAGCTTCGTAACCATATTTTGATTTATCGTGAGCAGCTGTAATAACTTTACCTGCCCAAACGTTTGGAGCTGTTTCATAAATTTCAACTATCGCATTTTGTAATGTAACTGAATCTGTTAGACCTGTAACAAGGTGAACATTTCCACTTGCATCAACTTGAATATCACCTGAATAACTAACAAATGCATCACCTAATTTCCAGTCCCACAATTCGGTAAAGTTTGTTAAGCCAGGAATTGTTCTCCAATCAGGCACAAACCAATCACTCCATGTAGCACCGTGATCTGTTGATTTTGAATATCCAATTTCCCAGCCACCAGCACCAATTTCTTCAGTATAGGAACCAATAGCGCCAGCATACACAACACCATTATGTGCAACTCCGCCTAAAAGGATGTTACCATTTGACCATCTAGTTGTTCCCCAAGTAGGAGGATCAATAACTTCTACAACCGAATAATCTTGTGTTCTCCATAATCTTAATGAATTATCAACTGAATTATCAGAATACCAATAAATCCATGAGTCATCACTAAAGGTAGGAACATTTGAACTGTAAGCAGGAGGACCCTGATCGATATCAGCAAAAGCTGATTCCATTAATCCTTCTGAAACTCCATATCCAACCCACCCAAATGTTGCTGAAACTGGATCTAATTCTGGCCAGCTAAAAGCGCCTAACAAATCTGCCATATTAGTAGAATTTGTATAATTAGCGATAGTCATACTTGGATATCTACCTGAATTTTGTGATAGAGTACCATTTTGTACGGAAGTTGTACTTCTTGTCCAAGTAGAACCCATATTGGTGGAGTAGTTCCACCACATTTCGCCGCTGCCAACTGCGTATGTAGTTCTTCCTC
The window above is part of the Ignavibacteriales bacterium genome. Proteins encoded here:
- a CDS encoding carboxypeptidase-like regulatory domain-containing protein, giving the protein MTDQISKNYFSGEAMKNLITKFLFLFILSLTLVPMLFAQTGVGKLSGKIVDAATGEALIGANVILVGTSTGAATDIDGNYFILNITPGTYELKASYVGYAPKTIENVRVVAGITYDLNIEMTTDFTLDEIVVVDRKFFEEKATNTVKVIDSDQISRLPVRGVTNIASLQSGVVIQEGSGGQEGNATINVRGGRGSEVLYIVDGVPQNNLYNRSSVASVSNVAIEQISFQVGGYEAKYGQAQSGIINVTTKSGQPTYTILSDIVSSSFTDDYGYNLYAGTISGPIIPGIPEHTIFLSAERGWFQNADPTALDISFPSINETYTGYKNNAASVWRFSGKTNHRMGNFSVNLSALYNDRTAKVIDYRYQKNNSRFNGEFFERNISLNSRLSQTLSNTTFWNLNLGYKMFNFERYNPFLKDNLELYGNAEYWETNLGVYLAGDGLNPARLGDDGLPIVNSQGDRIQMSVDDNGVFRPYGYTGGGLYQQREDNAFFIDFDITSQIDNHLLEFGTGFSQHTVRGYGVFANGYAQQPNTLTETEKFEALQPFVYGYDVTGKNKTTTDDPNQFLRPYKPDIGYAYLQDRFELKDIVLNIGLRMDYYNLKSYILKNPALPYAGGTDPENFDPGDFQVRDAEVELSPRIGIGFPVTSGTVFHAQYGRFIQLPELNDVYFGPYSYNDYLVMAPQSGFNGSLRAEETIQYEVGFRQLLSDNSALNITAFYKNIRDLVNVQNHKFRRVEGGELIDAIYPENSDFGTTKGIALSLDITHLSYFSVSAQYTFSIAEGTGSSTSSSSTSVFRNNDNAAPKVIAPLSFDQRHTGVFNIDFYVPKGEMGWLEMFNVNMLFSFSSGRPYTPMDQWNLLGDNGILSQTKGYINSAFAPGSFRIDLKMEKSFAIGDIFISPYLWIENLLDADNITTVYRSTGSPYTTGFLTTQSGIAASELNGEGYVQDYKSLENNPGNFGIPRLIKLGFKLNFSNISL
- a CDS encoding T9SS type A sorting domain-containing protein is translated as MAYELGQNYPNPFNPSTTIRFSVPEAGLVTLKVYNLLGEEVATLLNNEQAAGVYEANFDASRLSSGIYFYTLEAKNFTSTKKMVLLK